ACTGACTTTAATAAAGGTTACTTCAATGAATGCTCACCACTATTGATTTTTTTCTGTCAACAGTGAAGTTGTGCATTTAGTACATCTGTTGCATGATGAATGTCTGTATTATAATGCAGCACATTAATAACACATATTTAGGCTTAAGGAATATAAAATGTAAGGAATACCACTGTGCatgcacaaaatacattgaagtaaaatttatttttaaaactggAAACACATTCCTTTAAATTTTAATTATCGTTGCAGATATTTTAACAATTGTTTACTTTTTCTCAGTCACTTTTAATTCTCTTTATAAACCTATTTGTCATTACCTCTGTGTATCTTCTGTGCACCACTGCATGCTCTATTTACAAGCAAATGAAAGCCCAAATACAGAGTAGTACTACAGTAGTAAGCCACAGTGCAAAAACACAAAGAAAGTTTGTAGACAAAAGTAAGCACAATGAATGTTTGGTGGGGCCTGAGAAATTGGGCTACTGAATATATCTGCACAAAACCTTGTGCGGAAGATAAACATGCAGAAAAGAGCCAAAATAGATTGAAAGAAACTGCCAGAAAAAATGAGGCTGAAATATTGAGAATAAAGTAGAAGCCTATGACAGAGGTACCACAACGAATAAAGCAATGTAACAGCCAGAAAGGAGACAACATAGGTAAACTAGAGAAAACAGTTCAAAAATATCATGAAACCAGAAAGCCAGCTATTGAACACAATATTTTGTTAATCATTCAACAATATCTTGTTGTTCACTCTATTTAGTTCACTGTATAATATATCACTCATGCTCTTATAAAATATTTATTCACtttttgttcagtgtttttctttttCACTTAAGAGCAATGTTATGAAATACGTTCATAACATACCAACGAAAATATTATGTAGCCTATACATACCGATTCatcaaaacagaaaatgtagAAGTTACAACTGATAAAAGAGTAAATCCAACTGTGTAGTTTAGTACAGTAAATAGAGTTTTCTTGACTTACAGAAAATTTGCCTCTTAACCTATCATACTTGTCATCAAGGGGCTACAGAATCAAAGTAGTTATATATCAAAAATATCAAAGATATGTAAAACCAAGAAGCAGGCTGGTTGGAGCGTAGATCTTTCTCTGCAGTGTTTATGATGGTCCTGTAAATAATTCAGTTAGCCTATTCATGGACCAATCTCATACCAATCACTTACTTTATTAAGTGAAACAACGTAATTTCTACTTTTGTGACAACTTGGGTAACTGTGTATTTTAGTGTAAGAGAAAAGCTAAATACCATACACTTCCTTTTCCAGCAGTAAGGAAAAAGGAAAATTCTCAGCAGGACCAGTATCttgaaagcaggataaagttAAGCAGGAACTGTAAGAATAGTTGGAAAATAGCATCCCTGCATTATAGGACTTAGAACAATGGTAATAAAAAATATTATCACCAAAATTTACAGTAAATGTAGTTTCTGTCAAGTGCCTACTACCTATGTGCTCAGCATTTCAAATCCATAGTTACTTGGCAACCTAGAATGTTTGTTTTATTATGATCATGATGCGTGTGCAGATTAGGGATTGCAGAAAATAAGATCAGTATGATCATTCTCATTTGAATATACTCATCCTAAAGTTTCCATTCAATCTTGCTGTCCCTTGTAAACACCAATAGCAAATAATAAAAGCACAAAATAAGGTTGATCCCAAATTGAAAAATCCAGAGCTAAAATTACTGCAAAATCTTATCTGATTCATCAAATTTTGCTGCCATTAAACTTCCCTTTAACTGTGAAATAATACAATTACTCTAAATTGCATGTGATTAGTTGCATCTCACTGCATTTACATCAATGTGAGATGAACTAAACTCCCCTGATAGACAGTAGGACAATTTGCACCAGCTCATTAGCACAGTCATTATAAGGCTCATTAAAGTGTGAGTAATCTGCTGGGGTGTTTGGAAATTGGAGTGAAGGTTTAAGAAATTGAAGATTGCACCAGCAGGCTAGTGGAGTAATAACTTCGGAGGAAAGAGCCTGAGTTTTCTGAACATTTCCAAACTAGCAATAACAAAAGGCAGCCAAAGAGAAAAGGAAAGAACACAGAAGTATGAGAAAGAATACAGAATTTCCATAAGTTGAATATCAAATCTTCAACGAAGAAGCAGAGGAAAGACTGAATACCTGTGTGAGATTCTCACAAAAATGATTACTTATACTTCTTGAAGTACAGCAGCATTGAAATAGAAAGATAACTTTCACCATCAGGATGTCTTAAGACTTTGCTGTTTCATCATGCTCCATGTTGTCACCTCACTCCACTTCTGAACTGATTTTGTTTCTTCCTCCAGCAACACCTGTGTGTCAACCTtaagaaaacctcctctttcctacATCTAGTCTCACTGAGTTCTGTTTCTCCCTTGGTTTGTGCTCCACTCCCATTGTCAAACAAATTCTATGCTATATTTGTAAAAATATTTCATAAAGAGAATATTAATTCTATGTATTCTCAATGAAAGGAGATTGAAGGTTAGACTGACCTAGGAAAAGTGACAAAGGCACGGTACCATACTAGTATATTAGCCAATGCAGTGCCTTGGATAATATCCAAAGTGTATAATAATAGAGTATTATTATATTAGCTTTCCAACACTGAATTTAAAATGCTCAGAAATATAAGGCCTTCCTGAAACATTGATGTAAATGCTCCCTTAATTGTTCAAAAACTTTATAAAATACGTGGCTGCAGATCTGTATGTATAACATTAAAATATTACAAGTAAAACATGATCAAAAAGGAATTCATATTTCCTCCCATTTATAATCTAAATTTAAAATACTTGCAATAATAATTCTATAACTTTTGTAGCAGTTTAAACAAGAACAAAATCAACTAACTGTATATATCTTGAACATTATAACTGTTAGAAAATAAGTAGGTAGTAGTATTCATTTTTGTTCAGTTTTTTTCCTTGATGAATAAATAAGTAACATGCATTACTGCAaataacaaaaacagaaacagccCATGTACGACTCATAAAAAACACTGGGGTACAATTCACATTTCAATTGTGAAATTAAATGCATTTTTCCAAATAGAAAATTAACACAATTTCAAAGGGAGCACCTTGAAATAGAGTAGGTGCCAACAACAGTTTGAGGGTATCTGAATATGGTATATACAGCTTTATGGTAAAGAGTTAACTTGTAGACAAAAAAGGAAGGCATCCAGCAGCCACTTGAatgtgagatttttttttgttccccTTGATGCATACCGAGCTCTCCATTATTAGTCCTAATGATGGAAAATTGTAGTGTTGAtacaaatcttttttttaaagcaaTGGGCGGGAGCTCCATTTGTTAGTAAGTTCTTTGTGACTGAAAGCTATGGATTGTACATCTACACTGCAGAAAAGGCTGGATGCTCTTTCCATAGCACAGCTAATTACTCCTACTGTGACCTTGCTGATCTGCAATGCTCCCCCCTGCATCTCATCTGCACGCCTGGTTCTGTGTGCGCATGGTGTCAGAGAATATGAAAAACCATATAATGAAAGCAGTTTCATGATGGAAAAAAGGGCTACTGGAGTTGCACTTGGTACAAAGGAGGTTCAATTATATGAGTAATTGTGATAATTTAGTCCATTCATGTACCCTTACTTGATCAAGAATAAGACTCACAAAGGAAAATTACTTTAACAAGAAAATAGATCGAGGGGGAATaaagataggaggagggagggagagagagggaaagagggggttggtgatgaagagagaaaAACAAGATGGAACAAGAAAATAGATATATAGAGGGAAGGAGAACCAGACACAGTACAAGAGAGATGTGATAAAAGCTGACGTGCAGCTGTGTTACACAattaaattcaattttttttaagcAATTGATGAATGCAACTACTGCAAATGTGCCTCAGTTAGCTATCATTTGTTGTTCCGTGACAGGAAAAGGATAATTACCTCTCAAAGTGAATCAAAAGACTGACATGCCCTTTAGACACAGTCATGAATGCAGAGCTCGACAGAATGCTTGAATAAGAATTCTGGAGCTTTTTTCCCCCTTTATAACTGAACAAATTTTGTTCGATATAATGTAAGAACACCACCAGCAGATGCATTAAACCCTGGGAGTTCTGAGACACTAAGTAGCTTTATATTTTAACTCTTCCAATCTGCAAAATAAAGCTAAATTTGCATTTCACTACCATTTCATCCAAGAATAGTTTTATTTAGACTAAATTTATTTCACACAAGGGCAAATTGATCCAACTCCTTTGGTGGCAGATTAAATTTTAATAACTGTAATAACTTGTCCTAATATACGTTTCCAAAATCTTTCTAAGTCGTTCATCCATACCAGCATGAAATTTCCAATCATACTGGTATTGGAATAAATGAAAATCAATTAGTATTAAGGAGGCTGCTGTGAATTTTCTGGTGTTTCAAGGTTATAGAGATATGACCAATAACATAAGtaaaaagaaatatataaaattacaagaggcatagatagattagACAGCCCGAGTCTGTTTCCTTTGGTAAGGATGCCTAaaacatagatttaaggtgagagggaggttCAAAAGGTGATATGAGGGATAAATTTTCAGACAAACAGCTGTTGGtatctggaatgaactgccaaagGAGGTGGTCGAAGCTGCAACAGTAATAACATTTAAGAGACAACTGGACAGCTACTTGAATGAACAAGGGAGAGAGATATGGAATTAAGCATGCATATGGGATTAGTAGAGGTAGGCATGATAGCATAaacacagtgggccaaagggactaTTATGTACCGTACACCTCTATAACTCTAACTAGGTTTTAAATAATTTCAAATTCTGAAGATTTTTTATTAGCCATGATCATTGCTACTTTCTTTAAGTGCCGACTCTCAATGACTATTGGAAATTTCTATCGATTTCTTaaaactcttgcaaatttctacagatataccatagaGAACATCACGACTGgttgtatggaggctccaatgagcAAAATTGAAAacgctgcagaggattgtagactcagccagctccatcatgggtactagcctccccaccatcgaagaTACCTTCAAAACGtggtgcatccatcattaaggatcctcaccatccaggacataccctcatCTCATtattatcagggaggaggtacagtagcctgaGAATGCACAaccagtgttttaggaacagcttcttcctttccaccatcagatttctaaacactccataaacactacctcactatttcactctctttttgcactatttatttatttttaaaatatttcatatTGCAACTTATGGTTAATCTTTTTATGTGCtgcattgtgttgctgctgcaaaacaacaaatttcatgacacatcagtgataataaacaacTAACTTGATAAACTTCCCATTAATATTGAAAAATACTGTAGATGAAATGGATTTTATTCTATGATATAGTCATCAGATACTCTTTCCAAAGATTATTTGGTATAAACCAAGTAAGTgcatataaataaatagtgaaaataaCCAGAAACTGCAAGATACTTTATGTTTCCTGATCTTTTTATACATACTTCTTTGAGTCACCTTAGGTATTATCCCTTGCTCAGAGAATAACATTTCTGTCTACCAGTTCAAATTCCACAAGCTGACTGAAATAGTGACTAATCTGACAAAAAAAGGTGATCAACTTTGTTCCTCGTCACCAATAAACTCTGTCCCATTAGATGTCCCAAAACCTGTCTGTACAAAACTTACCTGATTGCGTTTCCAATTACATTCAGCGGCGCTCCAGGCCTACAAACAGCAATTGCTTCATTTCTGCATCTTCTGGCAGTCTCCACAAGCTTTTGCCCAGATTTATCCACATTTCCAATCAAAAATGTTTCAGAAGTATCACCATGGTATCCATTAAAATACACCTATTCAACCAAAGAGTAATGGGGAGTAAAAATAAATTCCCATTAAAGTTTGCTGTTTAATTGAACTcttaagaatttaaaaatgaccaCAGTTCAAGAAAATTTTTTTCAAGAAACATGCTCAACATGTTAACATGCTACATGTTAGTTTATACAAGGAGAGAAAACAAGGTATGATATTTTTCATCTTTCTCTCATCTCAACAATTCACAGGCCTAATTATGATTTTATATACAGGTCTCCATTCCAAAACTTTACATTGGTTCATGAAATGGGAAATGTTGGAAGTCACATGATCAGTTACTCCCTTTGCTCATTTATTATGTTAAACATTTATATTTTATAACTTACATTCTCAAAGTTATTTCAACTTGAAATATGCTTCTATCTTTGATGTCTATGTTTTTGCCAAAAATAAACTGCTAATTCATTGGAATCAATTCATTTTCAGTTTGTGGATATATTAGTACAtgcattgcattcacattatttTAGAAATGTATAAGATAGTTTTATAACATGCTTAAGATAGAAAGGCTAAGCAGAAGTTATAAACATGATAGATTTAATGAGGCATTTAGGTGTTTAAGCAAAAGAAATATGTTTTTTTCACATCCACACAACATAATTGTATTATGCTTGGAGCAGGATACCTCAATCAAGGCTTTAATAGATGTGAAAGATATTGGTAGCAACAGTATTACAATTCTAGGAGAATGACATATACAAGCCATTGCTGTCACTGAAGCCTATAATGACAGAGTATGATAATCACAGACCCCACTCAAATCACCAGGAAGAGGAAGATCAAACTCTGCAGAGTGAAGGAAAAATGCCAGGCTTTTATACATTAGCTCATCTCTCACATTCATTCAAAAAAGCCTCCCAACACTGCAGTCCCCTGCATTAACTACATTGTGGATCAATAACTATTATACCTTCTGAAGGGGACAACATAGCAGGAGTAAGATAGCATATCCTCTGTCTTGCATTGATCATGATACATCTGACTTACAGACAATTAGGCAAATCTGTTCCAATAAAcaaaaaggggaaggggaagcagctgttttATTTTCCTGAAAATGAATTACATGTCCATTTATACATTCATATTCCTAATCCAGATTTATTTTCTGTTACTGCTGGGAATCAAAATGCTGATCAAGTCTTTATGATTTTCAGATGAAATACTCACTGTAACATCAATATTGATAATATCTCCATCCTGAAGAGGTCGgctggaaagaaataaacagaaatatAAGAGCTATAGCTTAATACCAACACAactgaaaaaaaatcagattaaTAAGAGTGTATTAGAAAGGCCCAGCAATTATTTGCAATTACCTTACATTAAATAGAATGTGCTATAAGTACTCAACTTTAGATCCCTTCTTTTAATAAGAGTGCTATAACTCTACTAATTGTAGACAACTGAAACAATACAAACTTGGGCAATTTTCAGTAATTcattaaaataatattttttgTAAGGCATGGCTATACATGTGCTATGCAGTATGGCATTCGATTCGAGGAGCGGAACATGAACATGCCATTCAAACATGAAAATgctttgaaaggaaaaataaacacaTTTGTTCAACAGACTGCAATGAAATTTAAGAAAATGTTAGGACTATAGAAAAAATAGAGAGTGAAAATATTAAAAATGAGCATTCTATGCTTTGTAGTTCTACTGCTTGGTTAAAAAAATGAGTCATATGAAAGGATTGAATATCAAATTGAGCAGTACTTTATAAAACATCAATCTTCCTGAGTATTCAGAGTCCCTATCAACATATTACAATACATTTCTGACACAGCAGAAACTATCAATAAGTTTATATTGTATTCTGTGCTGCTTAATGACAAAACACTGAAAATTGAGTAAAATTCTAATTATGTGTTTCCTCCGTTCAAGCTGCACATGGCCCTGATAAATCCATTGAACATCTAATTTACATATATTAAACTCATTTAATGCTTCCAAAACAGAACATTTTGAATCTGAAATCAAGCCACTGGTTTGCTCTCCGTACGGCTAAACTTTACACCTTATTCTAGCAATGGTGAAAAAACGGCAGAGGGCAATAGGTACAGTTTACTATGTGGTCACATTCTGATATAGGATGAGGAGAATTTAATGTCAGGAGAACAAACTTTTAGTAATACACACAAAgactaaacagtcgacattttgggccgagacccatcatcaAGGCTCaatccaaaacattaactgtttcctcttttctacagatgctgcctgaccagctgagttcctccagcacttggagcatgttgatttggatttccaatatctgcagattttctcttgtctgtaaaACTTTTAGTAACATCCAGTTTAAAACAATTTGAATGGTTACGAAATATGTTTAAGGAGTGACACCTCAAAATTTCTGAAATCATCATTTCAGTTTTCAAAATGTTTTTCTAAGTCAATATGAAAGTAAATAGGTTTAATCTGTTTCATGACATCTTATTTTTAAAGGTAATGAAATGTACAGGTGTGGACTTGGAATTTCTGTCTAATTCTTCACGAGGAAGCATCAAATTATTGCAATTCCAGactaaaatataaagaaacataCAATATAATGAGTTAACCTATTTTAGTACAGATTTTACAATTCATATGAGTCAGCCATGAAGCCTACAATCACAAACAGGAAAAAATTCTCCTGTCCCTGCAGTGTTTCATAAAGTTGTGATGGTGTGCATCACAATACATACTCTCCCCATGATCAATTTGGAGAGCTAGTGTTACCTTTTGTTATGTGAATATAGGCTCCAACTGGCCAACCCTCCACTCCCACTGAATTGTACACAAGATATCCATTCTTTCTATGCCAAATGGAAAACAGAAAGAGTTCATTACAAAAGTAGATTTTTGCCTAACTCAACATGATAATTTTCAAATTTCACATATCGTAATAATGAATAAAGAGGAAAACTGAAAGAAAAAATATGCCTAATGTTTTCCAGTGTTGCTAGAAGccacatcccaggaatcaattaaGGACTGGAGATTCCACAGCAATACCATAGAGTTGTGATCCTTGGAAAGATTAATAAGCTATATTTTACAAGAGGCCAATGTGTGGAAAGAAAGCTGGAAAAAATCTCCTTCAACCCTTCTTTACAGCACTTCAACTTCAATAAAATTGGTGGTTCACTATAACATGATGAAAAGTAGGAAAATTCAAATAGATAAAGATAAAATAGAAAAAAAGTATACATCAGcatctgaaaattaaatgaaagaTTAATAAGAAGGAAATTTTCATTAAAACACTTCCGTGTAAAAAACTTTTTGCAACTACGATGTTACAGAGAAAAAATTTTTTCAGTGCAAACCTGTAAATTTGCTTTCTTCCTTGTATCATCTGCATTTTAGTCCAGAATTCATATTTGATTATTTTCAAAAACTCAAATAGTTTACTAATCATTTGCACAAGAAATACAAGATCTCAGAAATGCAAGCACAAGATAACACAAACAGGCAAATTACCAGAAACAAATACCTGTCAGGTATGCCATGACATACCACATTGTTCACAGAGGTGCAAACGGACTTTGGGAAACCTCCATAACCCAATGGTGAAGGGTATGCATTATTTTTGATAGTTTCATTATGAACAATGTAATC
The Hemitrygon akajei chromosome 5, sHemAka1.3, whole genome shotgun sequence DNA segment above includes these coding regions:
- the metap1d gene encoding methionine aminopeptidase 1D, mitochondrial isoform X6, yielding MTTEQLDYIVHNETIKNNAYPSPLGYGGFPKSVCTSVNNVVCHGIPDSRPLQDGDIINIDVTVYFNGYHGDTSETFLIGNVDKSGQKLVETARRCRNEAIAVCRPGAPLNVIGNAISEIAHSSGLQVCPYFIGHGIGSYFHGHPEIWHHANTNDLLMEEGMTFTIEPILMEGSPEFRILQDGWTAVSTDNLRSAQFEHTVVITSEGAEILTKLPQEDQS